A segment of the Mauremys mutica isolate MM-2020 ecotype Southern chromosome 7, ASM2049712v1, whole genome shotgun sequence genome:
tgctccctgcagccaggactCTCTGGGGCTCTGGAACATGCAGCTCAGCTAGCAGAGGCTTGGTGGTGGCTGCGCTGCCCGTGACAGGTATGGGggagcagcatggtctagtggaaagggcactggactgggactcaggagacctgggctgtaCGCTCTGTGCCtgcctttcccctcccaccctctttagggcagggactgtctgtgcagcgcctggcacaacacgGGGTCCCAGTCTATCCTAACACACAGCTGTGTGGAAGGGCAGGTCTTTTCCACAGGCAGCTCcgagtctccctccctccccataccAGGCCCCGGTGACTAGAGttaggaggaggcagggcagaggcaggaggaggagcctgGACTCACCGGTCTCGTCCCGGGAGATCTCCACAGAGCTGTTGATGTAGACGGCCACCTTGGTGGTGGAGAAGCTGCAGCGCTGCTTGTGGCCCTCGTAGCTATAATCACCCTCTGTCTCTAGGCCGCCTGGAAGGAGCGATCCCCGGGAAGGGAGGGTTAATAATGCCAGGGGCTAAGAGACAGATCCTGCTGCAGGGAACTCGCCTGGGGCTTGTACAAGACTACAGGGATCTGGAAAAGCTCtgcgatgcccctcaatcccgacccgcagccccctgctaccccagccctgggctccccatcaccccacccacagctcagccactgaccccaatcccgacccacagccccctgctaccccagccctgggctccccatcaccccacccacagctcagccactgaccccaatcccgacccacagccccctgttaccccagccctgggctccccatcacccccacccacagctcagccactgaccccaatcccgacccacagccccgttaccccagccctgggctccccatcacccccacccacagctcagccactgaccccaatcccaacccacagccccctgttaccccagccctgggctccccatcaccccacccacagctcagccactgaccccaatcccaacccacagccccctgttaccccagccctgggctccccatcacccccacccacagctcagccactgaccccaatcccgacccacagccccctgctaccccagccctgggctccccatcacccccacccacagctcagccactgaccccaatcccgacccacagccccctgttaccccagccctgggctccccatcaccccacccacagctcagccactgaccccaatcccgacccacagccccctgttaccccagccctgggctccccatcacccccacccacagctcagccactgaccccaatcccgacccacagccccctgttaccccagccctgggctccccatcacccccacccacagctcagccactgaccccaatcccgacccacagccccctgttaccccagccctgggctccccatcaccccacccacagctcagccactgaccccaatcccgacccacagccccctgttaccccagccctgggctccccatcacccccacccacagctcagccactgaccccaatcccgacccacagccccctgttaccccagccctgggctccccatcaccccacccacagctcagccactgaccccaatcccgacccacagccccctgttaccccagccctgggtttccccatcacccccacccacagctcagccactgaccccaatcccgacccacagccccctgttaccccagccctgggtttcccCCGCATACagccctgccaatgcccctcaattccaacccgcagccccctgctattctaTTTTACCTCAGCTAGTAACAGCTGCTGATCTTCCTTAACTGCCTAACCCTTGAGCTTCACCTGCTTGCTCCAgtcagggtagggtgaccagatgtcccgattttataaaggacagtcctgatatttggggctttttcttatataggctcctattaccctccaccccgtcctgattttccacacttgctatctggtcaccctaagtcaggGTGAGGCCTTGACCTCCCTGCATTGGGCCTGGATGGTCCTGAGCTCACCTAGCCGCTCAATGGCCTCATACGCATTGGAAGGCAGcccccctccgcaggcatggTCCAGTCCATCGCAGTCCACCagctctgcagggagagagaCCGGCTCTTACTGACCCGAGGCTCTcaggctcccatcccccccagggAACAGCCTCCCAGCTGGTATGCTTGTGGCCAGCTGGAGCCACTCCCAAGGCTCCGTTAGGGTCTCTCAAAGCTTTGCTGGCCTCAAAGCTGTCCTCACCCCGTTGGCTGCTCCACAACTCTCGCCACCACAGGTGTTCAGCAGGTAGCATGGGCCACTGGactaggacacctgggttctattcccagtcctGCCACTGACCTGGGGCAAGCTCCTTCCCCCGTTTGTGCacattttctcccccacccctggtctagttaGAATGgaagctctgcagggcagggacagtctcaCTGCGTGTCTGTCCAGCGCCAGGAGCATGGGGCGACCTCAGTCAGGGTCTTGTGTACAGCTCAACACGACAGGGTCCCCCACTCTTGACTGGGGCTGCTTGGCTCTACCACTAACCCAGGCCTGGTCAGGTTTGCTGACAGAGCTGAAATCAGAGTGGAAGCTGCAAACGTCTCTGGGGAGATCAGGGCACTGAAGGGGGATTAGCTCCCACTTCCTGACCTCCACCCCCAATAAGGAGTAGGAGGGGGAACCCAGCaaccaaccccccttctcctcaAAGCAAGTTTGGGTTCTTCATTCTGGTGCAGAGATCGACTCTTAACAGGGATTTCCGAAGAGCCACCGTCTCAGGGAAACCAGCTAGGTCCAGAGAGCCTGGGAATCGGTCAGGCTCTCTGGGGTACCAGCCATGCCATGCACTCCCTCTCCTGGCTAAACAGCTCAGGGAGCTCCCCATGAGGCAAGACTGGGCAGTGCAGGCTGGGAGAGCTACAGGGTCCTGGATAAGGGATCCCCCTTATACCTGTcacagcccagccctggctcctaCGCCACAAGTGCCAGCCACATACCCTGCTCCGACAGTGAGACAAGAGACCCCCGGCGCAGGAACCACTGTCCTTCCACGTTGCCAGTGACAGAGAAAGCCCAGCAGGAGCCACACATACCCTGGAAACATAAGGCCAGACAGATGATGGCCCACGAGTGACACGTCAGTATCCCAAACCCTAAGACCCTCCCAGACCCCATCAGGAAATGGTGCGGGAATGCTGGCTGCATGGAaactcccagctactccagtcctGGCCTCTCGCCGTCGAGGGTGCTGCCTGTGCTCTTTGGGATGAGACAGCGACAGCTATATTAGCACTGGTGGCATGACATCTCTTGAAGGGTTGCATGCAGGGATCAAACCTGCAACCTCTGGATCTACCTCCCtgagggtacatcttcactacccgccatataggcgggtagcaatcgatttctcggagttcgatatatcgcgtctcatctagacgtgatatatcgaactccgaacgcgctcccgtcgactccggaactccaccaccgcgaacggcggtggcggagtcgacgggggagccgcggacatcgatcccgcgctgtgaggacgggtaagtaattcgaactaaggtacttcgacttcagctacgctattcgcgtagctgaagttgcgtaccttagatcgaacctccccccccccccccccagtgtagaccaggcctgagactctACAGCTTCTAAATCAGGTCCATTTGCTTAAAGGCATTAGCAGCCTCAGCCGCTATACCTGGTCTAGCCACTAGTGGGAGACAGAGTGTCACAGCAGGTTACATTGGCCtaagttctgcagctgctgctgtcaggGGAGGTGAGTTAACGTAGCCATGGAAACCCACCTGGTCCTTGACTTCCGTGACAGCTCCATGCTCCCGCCAGTCCCATTCGGCAGGAGGCGGGTCGCGGGGGATGACAGCCGGTTTCATGGGCCGGACCGGGAGTTTAGCCAGCAGCGGATTCAGGTACAGGGAGCGAAATTCCTCCTCTGAAAAGAGACAGAAAGCACATACTGGAGAAACGGCCAGGACTCAGGAGACACAGGGTACTTGCCTATGATCTCCTctggcagggggcgctgcagagggtggggcaggagcactAGCTGTGGGGAGAGCTCCCGGAtactccagccctggccccacgTGTAGAGAGTGGGGAGCTCCCAGCCTTCCCTGTAGGGTGTGCTGCCAGGGCTCCATGGGCACACTGAGCCCAAAGCCATCGCCCCTCTCACCCGTCAGGTCGCTGAACTTGGTGACTCCGTACTCGGCCGTGCCCTGGTCCAGCTCCTGGATCGTCCGAGCCTTTTCCAGGTTCTCCGCGAAGATCTGCAAACGCCTCTCAGTCTCTAAACAGGGAAACAGACCCAGGGAGTCAGAGTCACTGTGAGACAGGGAGTGTGTCCAAGATAGGGGGGGCTCCCTGAAGTGTTGTAGGAGCCAGTGCAAAGGATTCTTAGGTGGGAAGAGCTGAAAGGGTGACAGGAGCTGGCTCGCAGGATTCTGGAAAGGTGGTGGGATAGGGGGCTCAAGAGATGTGCCAGCACCTGGGGCTCACCTCTTTCATCCTTGTAGCTCTTCTTGTAGGTGGTCAGGAAGTCTTTGAACAGCGAGATCAGCTGGACGGATGCATTCTAGGGACAGGGAGGCAAGCGGCTTAGAGACCTGGAAGGCTGGAGGCGGTAACTCAGTGACTGGTGCTGGAAGACACACCATCTGTCAAGGCCAGGCgagtgcctggctgcagggggtgctaTAGACCCATTCTCAGCCTCCTCCTGCAGCAGGCCTGTCTCTGGAGCATTGCAGGAGGTCGGCCTTAGGGCTGGTGACCAGAGGAGGTGCCACACTGAGGCACAGCACAGGGGCAGAGTGGCaagggggcagagccagaggcCAGGGCAGTGGCACGGGGGAAGGTATGAAGCAGCATATCACAGGAGGGGACTGGAGAAATGCAACCCAGAGAAGCACCACTGCCCCAGGCGACAGACTCCCCTAATCCAGGACACATCCCCCTACCCTACCTGGGAGCAAGCGGCCTCATGTGTCCTAGTTCCAGCCCCACACACTCTCCCCACTGGGATAGAGCCACGAGTTACCATCGCTAGAAGGGAGACTGGGGCCCGTCGAGGGACAGGACAAACTGGGCTAGAGACGAGGAGGAGCGAGGCAGCCAGCCACCCACCTGGGAAAGGGCCTCTAAGTGAACTGGCTCTTCTGGtgtcttggcatgagctggctccTCTGGCTCCAGGAGTGCCACACTTTGGACCTTCTCTGATGGCTCTAAACATAAGAGGAGACAGCAGACAGCACTGAAGTTAGCCCCAATGCAGTTACTGTATAGATCTCATACGCCTCAGGAGAATGAGGGCCAGTGCCCATCTTCCTCATGCCCAACAGCCTCTACTGCTTGTGCTAAAGGAGATCTCCCTTGGCTAGCAGCAGGTCCCTTATCCTGTTGGAAGACACATTCACTCTTCTAGATTCCCAGATTGGAAGGGCAGATGGAACCATTGTGGTCAtccactctgacctcctgcatagcctAGGCCAGAGAACCTCCCACGGCCCTTCCTGCCTGCAGCCCATATCTGGTGGCTGAGCTAGGGCATAGATTCAGAGATGCCTCCAATCCCTAAAAACTCACAGGGACAAgctggattcttcatcacttggacagttgttccaatagttaaacCCCTCCCTGTTAAAAGGGTTACCTCATTGCTAGCCTGAACCTGTCCGACTTCAGTTCTCAGCCTTTGGGTCTCAATCGGCCTCTCTCTGCTGAACTGATGAGCCCTCTGCTCTCCAAACTCTCCTCCCTGGGGACACGCTTACAGCCTGAGTTCAACTCTACACTATGGTGGCTCAGCTGCAGAGGCGTAGCTATGCCTTGTGGTGTAGACCAACCTTGAGGACTctgaagatctgggttctattccttgctctgctgctggcctgtggAGTAACCTTTGGGAAGTCCCTTCCTCTCTATAAGCTtcagtgagggggagggatagctcagtgagcattggcctgctaaacccagggttgcgagttcaatccttgagggggccacttagggatttagggcaaaaatctgtctagggattggtcctgctttgagcagggggttggactggatgacctcctgaggccccttccaactcTGACATTCTATGATTGAACTCACATCTTCATCTCTAAGGAGCTCAGTCTATGCACAAAAATTGTATTGCTTTAACTACACCAGCCTAGTTAATGTGGTACAACCCCCTCTGTGTGCATGCAGTTATACTGGGATAGATATGCTTATGCCAGTGCAGCTATAGCtgtacaggaaggggaataagctattcTGGTAAATGCACCTTTACCCCAggaaactgcatccacactagggctgGGTGGATATCACTTTGTCAGTGAAACACTGTCTATGTTATATAGAGCCACTAACTGGCATAGCTATAGCAAGACAAAACAGGAGTCTACAGTGGGTCTTAGTCCCTCACtccaggcaggttttccagaacTGGAATCAGTCACGCCAGaagctgaagctggacaaattcagactggaagcaGGAATCACATTTTTACCCGTGAGGGGAATTAACCATCAGAACAACAGATCAAGGGCTGGGGAAGATTCTCCACCACTGGGAATGTTTAAACCAAGAAGAGGTGTTTTTCTAAGAGCTCTGCTCTAGTTCAGCCAGGAATTAGTTCAGGGCCagcctatggcctgtgttctgcaggaggtcagactagatgagcacagTGGTTCCATAGAACAGATGAATATTGTagatcttctctgaaccctttccaaagcTGTCACCATCTTTTTCACAGTGCGTCTGCCCATCTGGATGCAGCATCCCAGGAGTGGTCTCACCACTGCAGGTATCGCTGACATGCTGCCACTTCTGGGATCAGACAAGGCAGCTCTGCAACAGGGCACAGCAATGCTACAcagcaggtggggaggggaggacaggacagccagaggaatccacaaggggGGAATTTAGGTCAACAGAGTGGAAGCAGCCGAGCTGGAGTCTGGCCAGGAGATTGGATTAACAGACAGCTATTTGGGAAAGTGCCAAATGACTCTTTAATGGCCAGAAGTGGATTAAAGCTTCCATAACCAGTTCCTTCCACCCAGGAAATACACGCCGAGTGCGCAGGTGGTGGAGGAGCGTGGCTTTGATTCCAGTCTTAATGCTTTTGTTTACATTCTAGTCAGGATCCTTTCAAGGGATGACACCCACACAGACCCGCCATACCAGCTGGACGACACTCCTGCTTCACCAGCTTCTGTCTGTTCATCCATGGCTGACTCCAGACCTCAAAGTGACAAGActtccaggagagagagagaaaaacaggcCTTGCGTCAGAATTTCAGAAATGAACCTTACAGAAACCTGCCTGGAGGCAGCAGGGACGAGTGGATTGGCAGGGCGTGGTGATGGTGGGGGTGggttctgctcctggctctgagaggacGGTGGGGTCTGCTGGGTTAGAACGGAAGGGCtgggagagtcaggactcctgggttctattcttacTTCTGCTCCTAACATGTGATGCTGGGGAAGCCTCTCAGCTgtactctgtaaaatggggccagTGTTTCTCTAACTCCTGGATGGGGTGCATGTGCCTTAGCTTATTTGTAAAATGTTCTGGAACCCTCAGCTGAaaggggccagagaagagcagaatcacttctcaccccacagccctctccttccAGCCAACAGGCTGAAGCCGAGTTACTCAGCTGATCCTCCACTAACGAAAGCTATAAAAAGATCCCCTAGTTACAGTGTGTTTGGGCTAATGCCAGGTCACAAGACAACGAATGAGAGGATTCAGCAGACAGAGGCCTGGCTCATGGGACAATGACTGGAGAGTCCGACACAGGACAAATACAGACCAGCAGGTCACTTACAATGTaaccggactcctgggttctgtgttAGTAACGTCCCTGTTTAGTTTCAGCGCCATCtcccagagcccaagctccactgCCTGCTTGTGATACCCCATTTTAATACTTTAAGAAACTTGCACTGGTGTGCGTGTACATACACACGTGCCCTTGCTTCTGATTTCAACCAGCAGAAGACAATCAGCTGTGTGTCTTAGCCCCCATATTGTAAACACCCAGGAGCAATTCTCCTGGAGCTCAAATGGTAGTGATGCTGCTTCTGAAATAGGTAGATCCCAGCTCTATCCTGCCGCTGCTATGAAGTCCCCTACTATGACCCCAAGGAATGTGTTTGCCTGGTGTGTGcacaggacgggggtggggtgggggtcgcCCACAGAGTTCTCCCCCCATCATGCTCTGGGAACAACATCCCCTTCTAGAATCCCAATCGGGAATCAGAAAAGTCCAATCCCCAAACACCACCCCACATCTTACTGCATCCCAGATGAGACCTCCCTATGTGTCCACTCACTGGGATCCTAACTGTCTGCCTTCTCTtaaagcagagctgtggaaacTACAGATCCCAGGATGCCATGCTCAACAATAAGTGGCCTCCACTTGAATCAAGATGAAGCAAGATATGCTGGGAGCTGCAGTACCCTCGGCCATACCTTCATACCTGTTCCATTTAATGCAAATTAAGTGTATCCTTTGGGCTCCTACTCAGTTggagatgtggccctcagcctgGTGTCCCCGATTTCAGAACTCCTGGAGTTACTGAGGGAAGGAGAAAAGTAGTGATTCATAATACCTCTGCCCAGAATCTGCTCTCTGTGAtagcagtgtaaatccagaacCACCTCATTCAAATCAGTGAGATGAATCCACACTTATCCTGGTGCacagagagcagaatctggccctaatccCATGGAGGTCAGTGATGCGACACTAGAGTCACACCAGTTTAATTGACCTATTAAGAGTGGGAGGATCTGATTATGTGGACCCTGTGATGAAACAGGATTTTTCCGTAATATGTTTATGCCCCTatgtgtgcctctgtttcctctacATTTTGTATGGCTGCCCAGTAGGGGGAAAAAGGACTGTCTGTCTGAGCCTGAATGGGTCGTTAAAAAGGACTGGCCGAGGGTGACCCCATATCAATGGAGAATCCGAGAAGCCAGTAGCAAATCCAGTCACCAGGACACTTGACACCTAACAACCAATGACCCAGAGGGAGATGGatttccccacctctcagcagggaagctgagcaaGATCCCCCAGCTCCAGAACAAAGGACTTGGAAGGTGGGGGGGATAGGAACTGGCTGCTGGATGGAGTCTGGGCTCTCACCTTGGAGTTGATCAAGGAcatcagacagagagagagagagagcctgaacTTGGAGTTTGCTACAGCTTGCTGGGCTCTGCGCTGGCCAGAATGGACCAGGACTAGGCTTTGtccttcatttctctgtgctc
Coding sequences within it:
- the CTSF gene encoding cathepsin F — translated: MLLPLLLVGLLLPAALGAAPGVGALRELDAGLDPAALEAARFALESYSRAAEQRGGPARLGAIRRAQAQVVNGIKYYLDVTLLKSSCGQHGFTNQDVAICENSVEPEQISCHFEVWSQPWMNRQKLVKQECRPAEPSEKVQSVALLEPEEPAHAKTPEEPVHLEALSQNASVQLISLFKDFLTTYKKSYKDERETERRLQIFAENLEKARTIQELDQGTAEYGVTKFSDLTEEEFRSLYLNPLLAKLPVRPMKPAVIPRDPPPAEWDWREHGAVTEVKDQGMCGSCWAFSVTGNVEGQWFLRRGSLVSLSEQELVDCDGLDHACGGGLPSNAYEAIERLGGLETEGDYSYEGHKQRCSFSTTKVAVYINSSVEISRDETEIAAWLAKNGPISIALNAFAMQFYRRGVSHPFRLLCNPWMIDHAVLLVGYGTRDRTPFWAIKNSWGKNWGEQGYYYLYRGSRACGMNTMCSSAVVD